Proteins from one Peromyscus eremicus unplaced genomic scaffold, PerEre_H2_v1 PerEre#2#chr22_unloc_1, whole genome shotgun sequence genomic window:
- the Angptl4 gene encoding angiopoietin-related protein 4: MRSAPTVRAALVLCAATAGLLSVQGRPAQPEPPRFASWDEMNLLAHGLLQLGHGLREHVERTRGQLGALERRMAACGNACQGPQGKDALSKDPESRVPDSEPAPETLQSLQTQLKAQNSKIQQLFQKVAQQQKHLAKQNLRIQNLQSQIGLLAPTHLDNAVAKTSRGKRLPKMANLIGLTPNATHLHRPPRDCQELFQEGERHSGLFQIQPQGSPPFLVNCEMTSDGGWTVVQRRLNGSVDFNQPWEAYKDGFGDPQGEFWLGLEKMHSITGDRGSQMAVQLQDWDGNAKLLQFPIHLGGEDTAYSLQLTEPTASELGATNVSPNGLSLPFSTWDQDHDLRGDLNCAKTLSGGWWFGTCSHSNLNGQYFHSIPQQRQQRKKGIFWKTWKGRYYPLQATTLLIQPMEATAAS; the protein is encoded by the exons ATGCGCAGCGCTCCGACTGTAAGGGCAGCCTTGGTGCTCTGCGCAGCTACTGCGGGGCTGCTGAGCGTGCAGGGCCGCCCTGCACAGCCCGAGCCGCCGCGCTTCGCGTCCTGGGACGAGATGAACTTGCTGGCTCACGGGCTGCTGCAGCTCGGCCACGGGTTGCGCGAACACGTGGAGCGCACCCGTGGTCAGCTAGGAGCACTGGAACGCCGCATGGCTGCGTGCGGTAATGCTTGTCAGGGACCCCAGGGGAAAGACGCACTTTCCAAAGACCCTGAGAGCAGAGTCCCTGACAGCGAGCCGGCTCCTGAGACTCTGCAGAGTTTGCAG ACACAGCTCAAGGCTCAGAACAGCAAGATCCAGCAACTGTTCCAGAAGGTGGCCCAGCAGCAGAAACACCTAGCCAAGCAGAATCTGAGAATACAAAACCTTCAGAGCCAG ATTGGCCTCCTGGCCCCCACACACCTAGACAACGCAGTGGCCAAGACTTCAAGGGGAAAGAGGCTTCCCAAGATGGCCAACCTCATCGGCCTGACTCCCAATGCCACCCACTTGCACA GACCTCCCCGGGACTGCCAAGAACTCTTCCAAGAAGGGGAGCGGCATAGTGGACTTTTCCAGATCCAGCCTCAGGGATCCCCGCCATTTTTGGTCAACTGTGAGATGACTTCAG ATGGAGGCTGGACAGTGGTTCAGAGACGCCTAAACGGCTCTGTGGACTTCAATCAGCCCTGGGAAGCCTACAAGGATGGCTTCGGAGATCCTCAAG GTGAATTCTGGCTGGGCCTGGAGAAGATGCACAGCATCACAGGGGACCGAGGCAGCCAGatggctgtgcagctgcaggactgggatGGCAATGCCAAATTGCTCCAGTTTCCCATCCACCTGGGGGGTGAGGATACAGCTTACAGCCTGCAGCTCACAGAGCCCACAGCTAGTGAGCTGGGCGCCACCAACGTCTCCCCCAATGGCCTTTCCTTACCCTTCTCTACCTGGGACCAAGACCATGACCTCCGAGGGGACCTCAACTGTGCCAAGACCCTCTCTG GTGGCTGGTGGTTTGGCACCTGCAGCCACTCCAATCTCAATGGACAGTACTTCCACTCCATCCCACAGCAACGGCAGCAGCGTAAAAAGGGGATCTTCTGGAAAACATGGAAGGGCCGCTACTACCCACTTCAGGCTACCACCCTACTGATCCAGCCCATGGAGGCTACAGCAGCTTCCTAG
- the Rab11b gene encoding ras-related protein Rab-11B has product MGTRDDEYDYLFKVVLIGDSGVGKSNLLSRFTRNEFNLESKSTIGVEFATRSIQVDGKTIKAQIWDTAGQERYRAITSAYYRGAVGALLVYDIAKHLTYENVERWLKELRDHADSNIVIMLVGNKSDLRHLRAVPTDEARAFAEKNNLSFIETSALDSTNVEEAFKNILTEIYRIVSQKQIADRAAHDESPGNNVVDISVPPTTDGQKPNKLQCCQNL; this is encoded by the exons ATGGGGACCCGGGACGACGAGTACGACTACCTATTCAAAG TGGTGCTTATCGGGGACTCAGGTGTGGGCAAGAGTAACCTGCTGTCACGCTTCACCAGAAACGAGTTCAACCTAGAGAGCAAGAGCACCATTGGCGTGGAGTTCGCCACTCGCAGCATTCAGGTGGACGGAAAGACTATCAAGGCTCAGATCTGGGATACTGCCGGCCAGGAGCGCTACCGTGCCATTACCTCTGC GTACTACCGTGGTGCAGTGGGTGCACTGCTGGTGTATGACATTGCCAAGCACTTGACATATGAGAATGTGGAGCGTTGGCTGAAGGAGCTGCGGGATCATGCAGACAGCAACATTGTCATCATGCTGGTGGGCAACAAGAGTGACCTGCGCCACCTGCGAGCTGTGCCCACTGATGAGGCCCGTGCCTTTGCAG AAAAGAACAACTTGTCCTTCATTGAGACCTCAGCCTTGGATTCCACTAATGTAGAAGAAGCATTCAAGAACATCCTCACAG AAATATACCGCATTGTGTCACAGAAGCAAATTGCTGACCGTGCGGCCCACGATGAGTCCCCTGGCAACAATGTGGTGGACATCAGTGTGCCACCTACCACCGATGGACAGAAACCCAATAAGCTGCAGTGCTGCCAGAACCTGTGA